One segment of Candidatus Eremiobacteraceae bacterium DNA contains the following:
- a CDS encoding ABC transporter substrate-binding protein produces MRHAPSAAALALAAIIASSCSGGGNTSSSTGPQGGGLVVSKPHYGGELRIGSGAANIKTMLSMYADTQGAADMLGFMYDGLTNQDENFKVVPWLAQSWTISPDGRTYVFHLRHDAKWSDGVPLTSADFMFEHALETNPASNAPYASDWAIVQSMTAPDKWTLVYHLYQPNAPFLSTIGSLPHGPLPVHVYGNVPPSQMQHLDLTKHLVTSGPYTFGEWKPDDHLIMLSNKTWWHGRPYIDRIYFKEYLNDTATQVALQKGDVDTEFQLGTPEWLALKNDPKFTLIHNPSDNWDWWVPNLTTPILGDLHVRQAMMYGYDRVTEAQKLFHGEDIPAFSPIPLAQKWAFDPVTLTAYPFDPQKAGQILDADGWTMGQDGWRYKNGKRLEIQTNLIAGNSVGDKDFELLQADMQKIGIKLDAHQIEFNVYFDQEAKGQFELDGGGFGGGGDPDVYQFLSSKSLPPNGLNYSHYSSPKMDALIEQAREATDPAIRAKYYYQIQELCIQDVPYLFDVAPYYRNVINKRVEGVDPAKTGSFFTQTMYYEPEWWIAQ; encoded by the coding sequence ATGCGTCACGCTCCGTCGGCTGCAGCGCTCGCACTCGCAGCGATCATCGCGTCGTCATGCTCGGGCGGCGGCAATACGTCGTCGAGTACGGGCCCGCAAGGCGGCGGCCTCGTCGTGAGCAAGCCGCATTACGGCGGTGAGCTGCGCATCGGTTCCGGCGCCGCGAACATCAAGACGATGCTGTCGATGTACGCCGACACGCAAGGCGCGGCCGACATGCTCGGCTTCATGTACGACGGCCTCACGAACCAGGACGAGAACTTCAAGGTCGTTCCGTGGCTCGCGCAGTCGTGGACGATTTCGCCCGATGGCCGGACATACGTGTTCCATCTCCGCCACGACGCGAAATGGTCGGACGGGGTGCCGCTGACGAGCGCCGACTTCATGTTCGAGCATGCGCTCGAGACGAACCCCGCGTCGAACGCGCCGTACGCCTCCGACTGGGCGATCGTCCAGAGCATGACGGCGCCCGACAAATGGACGCTCGTCTATCACCTGTACCAACCGAACGCGCCGTTTCTCTCGACGATCGGGTCGCTGCCGCACGGGCCCCTGCCGGTCCATGTCTACGGCAACGTGCCGCCGTCGCAAATGCAGCATCTCGACCTGACGAAGCACCTCGTGACGTCCGGTCCGTACACGTTCGGCGAATGGAAACCCGACGACCACCTCATCATGCTGAGCAACAAGACGTGGTGGCACGGGCGGCCATACATCGATCGCATCTACTTCAAAGAATATCTCAACGACACCGCGACGCAGGTCGCGCTCCAGAAGGGTGACGTCGACACCGAGTTCCAGCTCGGTACGCCCGAATGGCTCGCGCTCAAGAACGACCCGAAATTCACGCTCATCCACAACCCGTCGGACAACTGGGATTGGTGGGTGCCGAACTTGACGACGCCGATCCTCGGCGATCTTCACGTGCGCCAGGCGATGATGTACGGTTACGACCGCGTCACCGAAGCGCAAAAGCTCTTCCACGGGGAAGACATCCCCGCGTTCTCACCGATACCGCTCGCGCAAAAGTGGGCGTTCGACCCCGTGACGCTCACGGCGTATCCATTCGATCCGCAAAAGGCAGGCCAGATCCTCGACGCCGACGGCTGGACGATGGGGCAAGACGGCTGGCGCTACAAGAACGGCAAGCGCCTCGAGATCCAGACGAATCTCATCGCCGGCAATTCGGTCGGCGACAAAGACTTCGAGCTGCTCCAGGCGGACATGCAGAAGATCGGCATCAAGCTCGACGCGCACCAAATCGAGTTCAACGTCTACTTCGACCAAGAGGCGAAGGGGCAATTCGAGCTCGACGGCGGCGGCTTCGGCGGCGGCGGCGATCCGGACGTCTACCAGTTCCTCTCGTCGAAATCGCTGCCCCCGAACGGGCTCAACTACTCGCACTACAGCAGTCCGAAGATGGATGCGCTCATCGAGCAAGCTCGCGAAGCGACCGACCCGGCCATCCGCGCGAAGTACTATTATCAGATCCAAGAGCTGTGCATCCAGGACGTACCGTACTTGTTTGACGTCGCGCCGTACTACCGCAACGTCATCAACAAGCGCGTCGAGGGAGTCGATCCGGCGAAGACCGGCTCGTTCTTCACACAGACGATGTACTACGAACCGGAGTGGTGGATCGCGCAATAG
- the secG gene encoding preprotein translocase subunit SecG — MLYLIQILFIISVIGLIALMSIQTTKTEGLSGSIGGRMESAYKGRLGIEQQLTRLTTVFAVSFMFLAILNFVITR; from the coding sequence GTGCTCTACCTTATACAGATCCTCTTCATCATCAGCGTCATCGGCCTCATCGCGCTCATGTCGATCCAGACGACGAAGACCGAAGGTCTTTCCGGCAGCATCGGCGGCCGGATGGAATCCGCGTACAAGGGCCGGCTCGGCATCGAGCAACAGCTCACGAGGCTCACGACGGTCTTCGCGGTCTCGTTCATGTTCCTCGCGATCCTGAACTTCGTGATCACACGCTAG